One Bacillota bacterium DNA segment encodes these proteins:
- a CDS encoding helix-hairpin-helix domain-containing protein, with product MLKCSKQAAVKDLQQIPGVGGSIAGKLYDLGFCSVKELKDRDPEDIYLRFCALKGTRVDRCVLYVFRCAVYYASNETHNPGLLKWWNWKDR from the coding sequence ATGTTAAAATGCTCGAAGCAAGCCGCCGTAAAAGATCTGCAGCAGATTCCCGGCGTAGGCGGGTCTATCGCCGGGAAATTATACGATCTCGGGTTCTGTTCGGTGAAAGAGTTGAAAGACCGCGACCCGGAAGATATTTACCTCCGGTTTTGCGCTCTGAAGGGCACTCGGGTGGACCGCTGCGTTCTATACGTTTTTCGCTGCGCGGTGTACTACGCGTCCAACGAGACACACAACCCCGGGCTTCTGAAGTGGTGGAACTGGAAGGACCGGTAG
- a CDS encoding substrate-binding domain-containing protein has translation MGFGIADLPEIPAGRGDDLHNPEYMGNADLVLFMAGNQFMVMEELLQTFQQVHPPIKRIFYETLPPGLELKQILAGGARFDETEIRIAPDIYSSVTEDAMKELSGRGFIDNYFVYLHNRIVIMVPEGNPAGIETVNDLARDEIRISQPGPLEDISHYIVDMYRKAGGEALVKRILEEKRAEGTTIQTLVHHRETPLRIRKGTVDAGPVWATEVINAQREGLKVEMVEPGDRLDQRDKVDYYITKLKKAPNPENAAKFLDFTKSRLAQEVYRRYGFVPHFFT, from the coding sequence ATGGGCTTCGGAATCGCCGATTTGCCGGAAATCCCGGCTGGCCGCGGGGACGACCTGCACAACCCTGAATACATGGGAAACGCCGATCTTGTGCTTTTCATGGCCGGCAACCAGTTCATGGTTATGGAGGAACTGCTCCAGACGTTTCAACAGGTCCACCCACCGATAAAGCGCATTTTTTACGAAACCCTGCCTCCAGGCCTGGAACTGAAACAGATCCTGGCCGGCGGCGCCAGGTTTGACGAAACCGAAATCAGGATAGCGCCCGATATTTACTCGTCGGTAACCGAGGACGCAATGAAAGAGTTATCGGGCAGAGGCTTTATCGACAATTATTTCGTTTACCTCCACAATCGGATCGTCATCATGGTGCCGGAAGGGAACCCGGCAGGCATAGAAACGGTTAACGACCTTGCCCGCGACGAGATTCGCATTTCGCAACCCGGCCCATTGGAGGACATTTCGCACTACATTGTAGACATGTACAGAAAAGCCGGCGGCGAGGCCCTCGTGAAAAGAATTTTGGAGGAGAAAAGGGCGGAGGGCACAACGATCCAGACACTGGTGCACCACCGCGAAACACCCCTCAGAATAAGGAAAGGCACCGTCGACGCCGGTCCGGTATGGGCGACGGAGGTGATAAACGCCCAAAGGGAAGGTTTGAAGGTGGAAATGGTGGAACCGGGAGATAGACTGGACCAGCGGGACAAGGTGGACTACTATATAACGAAGTTAAAAAAAGCACCGAATCCGGAGAACGCCGCAAAATTCCTGGACTTCACCAAATCCAGGCTTGCGCAGGAGGTATACAGGCGGTACGGCTTCGTCCCCCACTTTTTCACATAG
- a CDS encoding AAA family ATPase, producing the protein MIKIEHYANDRQYIRDELRRLELRLQGHLLYGGIDGFAVSHANGRPSDPAVVTSGGYGEPSGVEEALIRLTALINQKKAETAKRGVILSLDRLAGVFGLTALEKEALLICLAADLSPEYRRMLARLETAGERITVGLLCRLLSPEEKDAQTVRHCFAAQAPLIRYRLLEFADDRASLRGSLMSRSVFVSERVVGFICGYEAAEGRTSGFARIVTPTRTPDDLILSEEARRRLVSIAGLPSFVSGTLQGGLLFCLHGPAGAGKTVAAEALCRQWDLPLLLVDTQGMLNADIDPATAVDLLFRESLLLPAVVCFEYFDLLLGDEGKAVQGRIAFLNALQELSWLTVLETGRSWRPEFSSQHHFFCSVEFPLPDCRQREELWRKFLAESGAGGEGIDIPALAGRFFFTPGRIREAVYTARSFASMNPGTGGPSTEDLFLACRSRAFEGLGGLASRISPRYAISDIVLPAWQTEQVRDIVSRVKNQATVYERWGFGRKFSGGGGLKVLFTGPPGTGKTMAAEVVAYELGIDLYKINLAFIVSKYVGETEKNLEQVFTSAQSGGAVLFFDEADALFGKRTEIKDSHDRYANIETGYLLQKMEEHEGLVILATNRQKNMDEAFTRRLHFIVEFPLPAEEHRYRIWKAIFPAGTPLEKDIDFGFLAGQFAVTGGSIRNIALDGAFLAAREGQAVGMKHLLQAVRRELQKIGRTCKKDDFGVYSELVDAKPEAGLGVQRVC; encoded by the coding sequence TTGATAAAAATAGAACATTATGCGAATGACCGGCAGTACATTCGTGATGAGCTTCGACGCCTTGAATTAAGGCTGCAGGGACATCTACTATATGGTGGAATAGACGGTTTCGCTGTCAGCCATGCAAATGGACGGCCGTCCGACCCGGCCGTTGTGACTTCCGGCGGGTACGGCGAACCCTCCGGGGTAGAGGAAGCGTTAATTCGCCTCACAGCCTTAATAAACCAGAAAAAAGCAGAAACCGCTAAAAGGGGCGTTATCCTGTCTTTAGACCGGTTGGCCGGAGTATTCGGGCTGACCGCGTTAGAAAAGGAAGCGCTCCTTATTTGTCTGGCCGCGGATCTTAGCCCCGAGTACCGGCGTATGCTCGCCCGCCTCGAAACAGCGGGCGAGAGGATAACGGTAGGACTCCTTTGCAGATTGCTTTCCCCTGAAGAAAAAGACGCGCAAACCGTTAGACACTGTTTCGCGGCCCAAGCGCCGCTGATAAGGTACCGCCTTCTGGAGTTTGCGGATGACCGCGCATCGCTGAGAGGATCACTAATGTCCCGTTCCGTGTTCGTCAGCGAGCGAGTAGTGGGCTTTATCTGCGGTTATGAGGCGGCTGAAGGCAGGACGAGTGGTTTTGCCCGGATTGTAACGCCGACGCGGACCCCCGACGATTTGATCCTTAGCGAAGAGGCAAGACGCAGGCTTGTTTCTATCGCAGGACTGCCTTCTTTCGTTTCCGGAACGCTGCAGGGTGGGCTGCTGTTTTGTCTTCACGGTCCTGCCGGCGCCGGAAAAACTGTTGCTGCCGAAGCGCTGTGCCGGCAGTGGGATCTGCCTTTGCTGCTTGTGGACACGCAGGGTATGTTAAATGCGGACATTGACCCGGCAACGGCTGTCGATCTCCTTTTCCGTGAGAGTTTGCTGCTGCCTGCCGTTGTCTGCTTTGAGTATTTTGATCTGTTGCTCGGCGACGAAGGGAAGGCTGTACAGGGACGAATCGCTTTTCTCAACGCCCTGCAGGAACTCTCATGGCTGACCGTCTTGGAGACGGGCAGATCCTGGCGCCCCGAGTTCAGTTCACAACACCATTTCTTCTGCTCCGTCGAGTTTCCCCTTCCGGACTGTCGACAGCGCGAGGAACTCTGGCGTAAATTCTTGGCGGAAAGCGGCGCCGGGGGGGAAGGGATCGATATACCGGCCCTGGCCGGCAGGTTTTTCTTTACCCCGGGAAGGATACGCGAGGCGGTATACACCGCCCGGAGTTTTGCCTCAATGAATCCTGGCACAGGCGGGCCGAGTACGGAAGACCTCTTTCTTGCCTGCAGAAGCCGTGCCTTCGAGGGGTTGGGCGGCCTAGCATCCAGGATCAGCCCGAGGTACGCGATTTCGGACATCGTTTTACCTGCCTGGCAGACGGAACAAGTGCGGGACATCGTCAGCCGGGTTAAGAATCAGGCTACCGTTTACGAGAGATGGGGGTTCGGGCGCAAGTTTTCGGGGGGCGGCGGACTTAAAGTACTGTTCACCGGTCCTCCCGGGACGGGAAAGACCATGGCGGCGGAGGTTGTAGCCTACGAACTCGGGATAGACCTGTACAAGATCAACCTGGCATTCATAGTCAGCAAGTATGTCGGCGAAACCGAGAAAAATCTCGAGCAGGTCTTCACATCCGCCCAAAGCGGCGGCGCGGTATTGTTTTTCGACGAGGCCGACGCGCTTTTCGGCAAGCGTACCGAGATAAAAGACTCCCACGATCGATACGCCAATATCGAAACGGGTTACCTGCTGCAGAAGATGGAGGAGCACGAAGGTCTGGTGATCCTGGCCACCAATCGCCAAAAGAATATGGACGAGGCCTTTACGCGGCGGCTGCATTTTATTGTGGAATTCCCTCTACCGGCGGAAGAGCACCGTTACCGGATCTGGAAGGCGATCTTTCCGGCCGGTACGCCTTTGGAGAAGGATATCGACTTTGGTTTTCTGGCCGGACAGTTCGCGGTTACCGGCGGCAGCATAAGGAATATCGCTCTGGATGGGGCTTTCCTCGCGGCGCGCGAGGGACAGGCAGTCGGGATGAAGCATCTGCTTCAAGCCGTCAGGCGGGAACTGCAGAAAATCGGCAGGACGTGCAAGAAAGACGATTTCGGCGTTTATTCGGAGTTGGTTGACGCCAAACCGGAAGCAGGGCTGGGGGTGCAGAGGGTATGCTGA
- a CDS encoding Pvc16 family protein, with protein sequence MLKDLDLTLANLLRQKVPLPSENYDISFDRPDEKWAGGISTQKQTVNLYLYDIHENKELWNNEPVLERRADGVVTLKPPPIRVNCIYLITAWSPATVDAALEEHRLLSQVLDTVLRCPTIPYDVLHGRLLGQEPPLPVVAAQPDGPKNPGEFWTAVGNKMKPSISLIVTVGFSPAEVDAGPIVTTKVAVYEQKGFPETREELLQIGGRVVEAGNPDAGVAGATVTVKERGLYAVTDEGGYYKFSGLARGAWTIKAEAGGRSVEVVFNVSADDGKYIIEV encoded by the coding sequence ATGCTGAAAGATTTGGATCTGACCCTGGCGAACCTGCTGCGGCAAAAGGTGCCGCTTCCTTCTGAAAACTACGATATCAGCTTCGACCGTCCCGACGAGAAATGGGCCGGCGGTATATCAACACAGAAACAAACCGTTAACCTTTATCTGTACGACATCCATGAAAACAAGGAACTGTGGAACAACGAGCCGGTCCTGGAGCGGCGTGCGGACGGGGTGGTGACCCTGAAACCGCCTCCGATCCGCGTTAATTGCATTTACCTGATTACAGCCTGGAGTCCTGCCACTGTGGACGCCGCGTTGGAAGAACACCGCCTGTTGAGCCAGGTTCTTGATACGGTCTTACGGTGCCCTACCATACCATATGATGTGCTCCACGGGCGGTTATTGGGGCAGGAGCCCCCGCTGCCTGTGGTTGCTGCCCAGCCGGACGGGCCCAAGAACCCGGGTGAGTTCTGGACCGCGGTAGGGAATAAGATGAAGCCTTCTATATCTCTTATCGTCACTGTAGGATTCTCTCCGGCGGAAGTCGATGCCGGCCCCATCGTAACCACCAAGGTGGCCGTATACGAGCAGAAAGGCTTCCCGGAAACGCGGGAGGAACTGCTGCAAATAGGAGGCCGGGTCGTCGAAGCCGGCAACCCGGACGCGGGTGTGGCCGGCGCCACTGTAACGGTGAAGGAAAGGGGGTTGTATGCGGTAACCGACGAGGGGGGCTATTACAAGTTTTCCGGCCTGGCGCGCGGCGCGTGGACGATAAAGGCTGAAGCAGGCGGCAGGTCGGTCGAGGTTGTGTTCAATGTGTCTGCCGACGACGGGAAGTACATTATAGAAGTATGA
- a CDS encoding phage tail sheath family protein has protein sequence MPEYLSPGVYVEEIEIGSKPIEGVSTSTAGFLGETERGPTAPRLITSWLEFQRVFGGYLSDGKYLPHAAEGFFANGGQRLYVARVVDQSATASTAKLTNGSDDALTVAAVGDGAWGDNVKVKVESGTLNGFKLVVEYGVIKELFDNLSVSESSSDYYVKRVNGISNLVVLSKETGDSGAVPDGPASLTNLDGGGDGTTPLDLADFTRTDIDTPGQRKGLTAFKEIDDISIVYAPNAGSVAGLTGALITHCENLKDRFAVIDADQGQSSISSLNPRSTYDSKYAAFYYPWVKVYDPLSKMFKLTPPGGHVCGIYARSDTERGVHKAPANEVVKGAVDLEFAITKGEQDILNPRGVNCIRAFPGRGIRVWGARTLSSDPLWKYVNVRRLFMFLEESIDEGTQWVVFEPNNEKLWARVRQTISEFLARVWKDGALMGKTPEEAFFVKCDRTTMTQDDIDNGRLICLIGVAPVKPAEFVIFRIAQWQGGSAVTE, from the coding sequence GTGCCTGAATACTTGTCACCGGGTGTATATGTCGAGGAAATCGAGATAGGAAGCAAGCCTATCGAGGGTGTAAGTACCAGTACGGCGGGGTTTCTGGGGGAAACTGAAAGGGGGCCGACCGCTCCCCGGTTGATAACGAGTTGGTTGGAATTTCAGAGGGTTTTCGGGGGCTACCTTTCCGACGGCAAATACCTTCCGCACGCTGCGGAGGGCTTCTTCGCCAACGGCGGGCAGCGCCTCTACGTGGCGCGGGTTGTTGACCAGAGCGCCACGGCGTCGACCGCCAAGCTCACGAACGGAAGCGACGACGCGTTGACCGTAGCCGCCGTGGGTGACGGCGCGTGGGGCGACAACGTCAAGGTAAAGGTCGAGAGCGGAACCTTGAACGGTTTTAAGCTGGTTGTCGAGTACGGTGTGATAAAAGAGCTTTTCGATAATCTATCGGTCAGCGAAAGCTCGAGTGATTATTACGTTAAAAGGGTCAACGGCATTTCCAACCTGGTGGTCCTATCTAAAGAGACCGGCGATTCCGGCGCGGTCCCGGACGGGCCTGCCTCCCTCACAAACCTTGACGGCGGCGGCGACGGGACAACACCTCTGGACCTGGCGGATTTCACCCGCACCGATATCGATACCCCTGGTCAGCGCAAAGGACTGACCGCTTTTAAGGAGATCGACGATATTTCCATCGTATATGCGCCTAACGCCGGCAGCGTAGCGGGACTTACAGGCGCGCTGATCACACACTGCGAAAACCTCAAAGACCGGTTTGCAGTGATCGATGCGGACCAGGGGCAAAGCAGCATCAGTTCGTTGAACCCCCGCAGCACTTACGACTCCAAGTACGCGGCCTTCTACTACCCCTGGGTCAAGGTTTACGACCCTCTTTCCAAGATGTTCAAACTGACCCCTCCCGGCGGACACGTATGCGGCATATATGCCCGCAGCGACACCGAGCGGGGAGTGCATAAGGCTCCGGCCAACGAGGTGGTCAAGGGCGCCGTAGACCTCGAATTCGCAATCACCAAGGGCGAGCAGGATATTCTGAACCCCCGCGGCGTGAACTGCATTCGCGCTTTCCCCGGCAGGGGCATCCGCGTTTGGGGCGCGCGCACCCTGTCCAGTGACCCGCTCTGGAAGTATGTCAATGTGCGCAGGCTGTTTATGTTTCTCGAGGAATCGATCGACGAGGGAACCCAGTGGGTCGTCTTCGAGCCGAATAACGAAAAGCTGTGGGCCAGGGTCAGACAAACAATAAGCGAGTTCCTGGCCAGGGTGTGGAAAGACGGCGCGCTGATGGGCAAGACACCGGAAGAGGCCTTCTTTGTTAAATGCGACCGTACCACCATGACGCAGGACGATATCGACAACGGCCGGCTGATTTGTCTGATCGGGGTGGCCCCTGTGAAACCGGCGGAGTTTGTCATCTTCCGCATCGCCCAGTGGCAGGGCGGTTCGGCGGTAACTGAATAG
- a CDS encoding phage tail protein produces the protein MPTGGRKDPYRNFRFLVEIDGITQAGFSDCSGFDATTDVIEYREGPDQTTVRKLSGLTKYGNVTLKWGITDSMELHEWRKKVIQSGAEGNRKNIAIVCIDEAGNNKARWEVSQAWPTKYDPPDFNAKGNDVAVETLEIVHEGVVRVQ, from the coding sequence ATGCCCACAGGAGGAAGAAAGGATCCTTATCGCAATTTTCGCTTTCTGGTGGAAATAGACGGGATTACGCAGGCGGGATTTAGCGACTGCAGCGGCTTCGACGCCACCACGGACGTAATCGAGTACCGAGAGGGTCCCGACCAGACGACGGTGCGCAAGCTATCCGGACTGACGAAATACGGTAACGTCACTCTAAAATGGGGAATAACCGATTCCATGGAGCTTCACGAGTGGCGCAAGAAGGTTATTCAGTCAGGCGCGGAAGGGAACCGGAAGAACATCGCCATCGTCTGTATCGACGAGGCGGGCAACAACAAGGCGCGCTGGGAGGTTTCCCAGGCCTGGCCCACCAAGTATGACCCGCCGGATTTCAACGCCAAGGGGAACGATGTGGCCGTGGAAACTCTCGAGATCGTCCACGAAGGCGTTGTCAGGGTGCAGTAA
- a CDS encoding phage tail assembly protein, giving the protein MVLQTEFEFVLPKGYVDQEGSLHREGVMRLATAADEILPLKDPRVQQNPAYHTVILLSRVITRLGTLPAINTKTVEGLFASDLAYLQNLYNRINTDGNNMIKVSCPKCEHEFEAEPDRSGE; this is encoded by the coding sequence ATGGTCTTACAAACGGAGTTCGAGTTTGTTTTACCCAAGGGTTACGTTGACCAGGAAGGAAGTCTGCATCGTGAGGGCGTAATGCGTCTGGCCACCGCGGCGGACGAAATCCTTCCGCTGAAGGACCCCCGGGTGCAACAAAACCCGGCCTACCATACAGTGATCCTTTTATCGCGGGTGATAACCAGGCTGGGGACGCTCCCCGCAATCAACACGAAGACCGTGGAGGGGCTTTTCGCTTCGGACCTCGCCTATCTTCAGAATTTATACAACAGGATAAACACCGACGGCAACAATATGATAAAGGTTTCATGCCCGAAGTGCGAGCACGAATTCGAGGCGGAACCCGACCGGTCGGGGGAATGA
- a CDS encoding DUF6760 family protein translates to MKGYPLDRLYEEVAFVAYYFNWSHTEIMNMEHRERRRWCEEISEINKKISGGQPKNIFEID, encoded by the coding sequence ATGAAGGGCTACCCCCTCGACCGGCTTTACGAGGAGGTAGCCTTTGTCGCCTATTATTTCAACTGGTCTCACACAGAGATTATGAACATGGAGCACCGGGAACGGCGCCGGTGGTGCGAAGAAATCTCCGAGATCAATAAGAAAATAAGCGGCGGTCAGCCAAAGAATATATTCGAAATAGATTAA
- a CDS encoding phage tail protein: MVAGDRKDPYKSFRFLVEITGLVVGGFSEVSGLEVETETEEYREGGVNDCVHKLPKVTRHPNLLLKRGLTDSDALWKWYRQVVGGRVSRKSGCLILLDDTGGEKWRWTFKDAYPVKWSGPEFKGDTGTVAVEVLELAHMGIGKG; the protein is encoded by the coding sequence ATGGTTGCGGGCGACAGGAAGGATCCCTACAAGTCTTTTCGTTTTCTGGTAGAGATAACCGGGCTGGTTGTCGGCGGCTTCAGTGAGGTTTCCGGCCTGGAGGTCGAAACCGAAACCGAGGAGTACCGGGAAGGCGGGGTAAACGACTGCGTTCACAAGCTGCCGAAAGTCACCAGGCACCCCAACCTTTTGTTAAAAAGAGGCCTCACTGATTCGGATGCCCTCTGGAAATGGTACCGGCAGGTTGTCGGGGGAAGGGTGAGCCGCAAGAGCGGCTGTCTGATATTGCTTGACGATACGGGAGGCGAAAAGTGGCGCTGGACCTTTAAGGACGCCTACCCCGTAAAGTGGAGCGGCCCGGAGTTTAAAGGAGACACCGGTACCGTGGCGGTGGAGGTTTTAGAACTGGCGCACATGGGGATAGGAAAAGGATAG
- a CDS encoding HEAT repeat domain-containing protein, whose protein sequence is MSTRVMKIVSFTDETKSIMSYLFERTADTVGSRVDRSAVILVGKVRETEIYSLPVRRADLVMMRPWLSGEAGAGNRISVQFTRVKVERRLFGVEESEEIEIAYAYSSVGETGGPEFAPVFCRGDRGLFFLKRVSAELPYEHLRRPSYQFAPGEKGMRSFLMTDYDKRGEPFVRDETAEVEAVISSVRWYTALPKEKDCLIPALTDALDDPNPRVARHAVRALAILGDETAAGLLKERLWNADEDLRVRLMLGLWIAGERKIAKNVLLELFRKCGKYSWLARWGIEVSLGAGGRPAGVLYGPDPAEYKGD, encoded by the coding sequence ATGAGTACGCGGGTTATGAAGATCGTTTCGTTTACGGACGAGACGAAGAGTATCATGTCTTACCTTTTCGAGAGAACGGCGGACACCGTTGGGAGTCGGGTGGACCGTTCAGCGGTGATTCTTGTCGGGAAGGTGCGGGAGACCGAGATCTACAGCCTGCCGGTGCGGCGCGCAGACCTTGTCATGATGCGGCCGTGGCTGTCGGGGGAGGCCGGGGCGGGTAACCGGATTTCGGTCCAATTCACGAGAGTGAAGGTTGAGAGGAGACTGTTCGGCGTCGAAGAGTCTGAAGAGATCGAGATCGCTTACGCCTATTCTTCAGTTGGGGAAACCGGCGGTCCGGAGTTCGCGCCTGTTTTTTGTAGAGGTGACCGTGGCTTGTTCTTCCTGAAGAGGGTCTCAGCGGAGTTGCCCTATGAGCATCTGCGCCGGCCCTCGTACCAATTTGCGCCGGGGGAAAAAGGCATGCGCAGTTTCTTAATGACGGATTACGACAAACGGGGGGAGCCGTTTGTCCGGGATGAGACGGCGGAGGTTGAGGCGGTAATTTCATCCGTCAGGTGGTACACCGCCCTGCCGAAAGAGAAGGACTGCTTGATCCCGGCGCTTACTGATGCGCTGGACGACCCCAACCCCCGGGTGGCCCGTCACGCGGTTCGCGCGCTGGCCATTCTGGGCGACGAGACGGCGGCAGGCCTGCTGAAAGAAAGGCTGTGGAACGCTGATGAAGATCTCCGGGTCCGGTTGATGCTGGGGCTCTGGATTGCGGGTGAACGGAAAATCGCAAAGAATGTGCTTCTGGAGCTCTTCCGGAAATGCGGAAAGTATTCATGGCTTGCCCGCTGGGGGATCGAAGTGTCTCTCGGCGCCGGAGGCCGGCCCGCGGGCGTCCTGTACGGCCCGGATCCGGCTGAATATAAAGGAGATTAA
- a CDS encoding DUF4157 domain-containing protein has translation MFKTRMQKRSGAFLDRKRLPGSKTLPVYRPADRHELEAENLAERVLAGKPVGRLAGAGPSSLEREGGAGVRFLSRLFQTKDGGEPLDRQIRRPMESGFNRDFSGVRVHTGGFAARACRALGSQAFTAGSHVFFGAGRFSPATPGGRRLLAHELAHVAQQRNTPAVQMYGRNVHYEHTKTWAEDVFGRGSAEAETIARRDQAVDEGWSHPHITTPAAFLFPVSDNDLRHFPSRPTAEAAVHEAMNRADPAAFGWALHRYQDSFSHSFPPGAPLSDLSHARDGATGIARDALLQIHRLYPNTNYGRGAAVWHALLGYYPDDYRVNPEQMARDGAMERGSRNYIRMFYTVWRTVRMIRTPVPPGLRPPSLIFGPQHVAPYIRRN, from the coding sequence GTGTTTAAAACAAGGATGCAGAAACGTAGCGGCGCTTTCCTCGATCGCAAGCGCCTGCCCGGAAGCAAGACGCTGCCGGTATACCGGCCGGCGGACAGACATGAACTGGAGGCGGAAAACCTTGCGGAGAGGGTTCTGGCGGGAAAACCGGTGGGAAGGTTGGCGGGGGCAGGCCCGTCTTCTCTGGAGCGGGAAGGAGGAGCGGGCGTACGGTTTCTTTCCCGTCTCTTCCAAACGAAAGACGGCGGAGAGCCGCTCGACAGGCAAATAAGAAGGCCGATGGAATCAGGTTTCAATCGTGATTTCAGCGGGGTAAGGGTGCATACCGGCGGTTTTGCGGCGCGGGCGTGCAGGGCGCTGGGATCCCAGGCGTTTACCGCCGGCAGCCATGTTTTCTTCGGGGCGGGCCGGTTCAGCCCGGCCACCCCGGGCGGCAGGAGGCTTCTGGCGCACGAACTGGCGCACGTGGCGCAACAGCGGAATACGCCTGCGGTACAGATGTACGGCAGGAACGTCCACTACGAACATACGAAGACCTGGGCGGAGGACGTTTTCGGGCGCGGCAGCGCGGAAGCGGAAACAATTGCCAGGCGGGACCAGGCTGTGGACGAAGGCTGGTCCCACCCGCATATTACGACACCTGCCGCGTTTCTCTTCCCCGTCAGCGACAACGACCTGAGGCACTTCCCCTCGCGGCCGACGGCGGAGGCGGCCGTTCACGAGGCGATGAACAGGGCGGACCCGGCTGCTTTCGGCTGGGCTCTGCACCGTTATCAAGACAGTTTTTCGCACTCCTTTCCACCGGGCGCGCCGTTAAGCGATCTTTCACACGCGCGCGACGGCGCCACTGGTATAGCCAGAGACGCTTTGCTGCAAATCCACAGGCTGTACCCGAACACTAACTATGGCCGGGGGGCGGCGGTCTGGCACGCGCTGCTCGGTTATTACCCTGACGATTATCGCGTCAATCCGGAACAAATGGCGCGGGATGGGGCGATGGAAAGAGGGTCGCGGAATTATATAAGGATGTTTTACACCGTCTGGAGAACCGTGCGCATGATCAGGACACCGGTGCCGCCGGGGCTCAGGCCCCCTTCGCTGATTTTCGGCCCGCAGCACGTTGCTCCTTACATCAGGAGGAATTAG
- a CDS encoding LysM peptidoglycan-binding domain-containing protein yields MLVKAFLARKDDPSQAVTFLFNPAEFTVEKSNEFSEVNIPGLPSSILQFVKGGARTLTMDLFFDTYEQGTDVRQYTDRITGWDAGAMFSKLQGGKKGLMDLDSDLHAPPVCLFVWGTFVFQCIIERVSKRFTMFLPEGVPVRATLNVSLKEYRDYETQVKEVGYQSADRTKRWTVKQGESLWLIATKAYGDPALWRPIAEANGIENPRVLSAGRELTIPPLE; encoded by the coding sequence GTGCTGGTAAAGGCTTTTCTGGCACGCAAGGATGATCCGTCACAGGCGGTAACGTTTTTGTTCAATCCCGCCGAGTTTACGGTGGAAAAAAGCAACGAGTTTTCAGAGGTCAACATTCCCGGCCTCCCTTCGTCAATCCTGCAGTTCGTCAAAGGCGGCGCTCGCACCCTTACCATGGACCTGTTTTTCGATACTTACGAACAGGGGACGGATGTGCGCCAGTATACGGACCGGATCACCGGTTGGGACGCCGGGGCGATGTTCAGCAAACTGCAGGGCGGCAAGAAAGGCTTGATGGACCTCGATTCGGACCTGCACGCCCCGCCGGTCTGCCTGTTCGTTTGGGGAACGTTCGTTTTTCAGTGCATCATCGAAAGGGTGAGCAAAAGATTTACCATGTTTCTGCCGGAGGGCGTTCCGGTCAGGGCCACCCTGAACGTTTCCTTGAAGGAGTATCGGGACTACGAAACCCAGGTGAAAGAGGTGGGTTACCAGTCGGCGGACAGGACCAAAAGGTGGACGGTAAAACAGGGAGAAAGCCTGTGGCTTATTGCGACGAAGGCTTACGGGGACCCGGCTCTCTGGCGGCCGATCGCCGAGGCCAACGGAATCGAAAATCCGCGGGTGCTGTCTGCGGGGCGGGAACTGACCATCCCGCCGCTGGAATAG